The following is a genomic window from Motilibacter rhizosphaerae.
CCGGCCAGACCCAGGGAGGTCGCGGCGAGCGAGCCGACGGCGAGGCCGGCGAGCAGCCCGCGCCGGCGGACCGACGAGCGGGCGGGGCGGACGGGCACGTGGCCGGCCGCGGAGGGCTGCGGAAGACGCAACGAGACTCCTTCGTCTTCAGTGCTGGGGCGGTCCCGCCCTGGTGGCGGGGCCGGAGTGCAGCGTCACCGTAGTTGGCGGTCTGCCGTGGTGCAAGCGCTTGCAGAGGCTTCTCTCACGGCATGGACGAAGCGTCACCCCCGTGCAGTGCACGCGGTGATGCGGCGACCACGAGCCGTTGGTGCACGAGCGGGAGGAACCCCTCACCTGGTCCCGTTCTGCCCCCGCACGGCCGGTCTGCGCCCTCAGCCGCCGGTGCCGGACGTCCGCAGCACCACGACGCGGTCGCCGTCCTGCAGCGTCGCCGCCTGCGGGTCGTCGTAGAGCAGGGTGCGCCCGCCGCGCACGACCGCGAGCACCGGGACGCCGAGGGAGGAGGCGGCACGGCCCACCTCGTCGGGCGCGACGCCGCGGTCGAGGACGTCGAGGCCCGTACCGAACGACAGGAGGTCCTCCACCACGTCGACCGCGGCCGGGCTGCCCGTCGCGAGCCCGAGCAGCCGTCCCGTCGTCTCCGAGGAGACGATGACCGAGCTCGCGCCGCTCTGCCGCAGCAGCTCGGCGTTGTCCGCCTCGCGGGCCGCGGCGACGACCGTCACCTGCGGCGCCTGGCGGCGGACGGCGAGGGAGGCGAGCACCGCCGTGTCGTCGGCCCCGAGCGCGACGACCACGGTGGCGGCCCGCTCGACCAGCGCTTCGGCCAGCGCCCGGCGGTCCGTCGCGGACCCGACCACCGCGACGAGCCCGTCCGCGGCGGCGGACGCGGTGGCCCGCTCGTCGGCGTCCACGACCACGACCTGCTCGCGCGGGTGGCCCTGGAGGAGCAGGGCGCGGACGGCGTTGCGCCCCTTGGTGCCGTAGCCCAGCACGACGACGTGACGGTCCACGCGCGACCTCCATCGGGACAGGCGGAGCTCCTGGCGGGAGCGCTCGGTGAGCGCGGAGATCGTGGTCCCCACGAGCACGACGACGAACAGCAGGCGCATCGGCGTCACCACGAGGGCGTTGACCAGCCGCGCGCTGGTCGTCACCGGCGTGATGTCGCCGTAGCCGGTCGTCGAGAGCGTGACCGTCGTGTAGTACAGCGCGTCCACCACCGAGACGTGGCCGTCGGCGTTGTCGGTGTAGCCGCCCCGCTCCACGAGGACCAGCCCCCAGTTGAGCAGCACGAGCACTCCGGCGAACGCGAAGCGCTTTGCGATGGCCACGAGCGGGCGGCCGGGAGCGCGCGTCGGGAGGCGGACGCGCAGGGGCGCGGGCTGCTGCACGGGCCTCCCCTACCACCGGTGCGGCAGGGGAACCGCCGGGACGGACCTAGGGCGCGTCGACGTCGGTGAGGAACTCGACGCGCACGTCGCGGGTGAGCGGGCCGATCTCGTGGAGGAACGCCGCCGTCGCCGGGCGCGCCTCGTGGTCGGCGTGGCCCTGCTCGTCGCGGTAGAGCTCGTAGAACACGCGGGCCAGCGGGTCGTCCTTCACGTGGTGGGTCGTGTAGACGAGCGTGCCCGGCTCCTCGCTCCGGATCCCCGGCAGCACCTCGGCGACCAGCGCGTCGAACCGCGCGGCGGCTGCCTCGTCCTGCAGGTCGAAGCGGACGACGATCCCGAACATGCGCGTCTCCTGTCCCACGGCTGGCCTGCCCGTCCGGCGGCCCGCTGGAAGCCTCGCACCCCCGTGGGCGCGGTCGGCCAGCGGCACCCGCTCTGCGGCGACCGGGTGATCCTCCTCGTCCGTCCTCGGGCGAGCGCGGCTGCGGGCCGAGGGGGAGGGCGGACCTGCCGCCCAGCCCAGCCAGCCAGCCACACCTGACAAGCCGAGGAGCCGACGTGCCCGCCCTGCTCGCCCGTACCCTCCTCGCGGTCGTCGGCACGGTCGGCGCCGCCACCGCCGGCGTCGTGCTCACGACCAGCCCGGCGAGCGGCGCCGCGCCCGCCGTGGAGCGAGGAACCACGCACGCTCCCGCCCCCGTGCCGTACGCCGTGCTGCACCAGCGCTCCGCTTGGCACCACCGGGTGACGAAGGGCGACGGCCCTCCCGGGAACATCACCGCGGTGATCCCGAACCTCTTCTCCTGCAGCACCGTGACCGAGCTCTGCGTGCAGCAGAACGGGCCGCACGCGCGCAAGATCCCCGACGTGTGCGTCTGGCGCCGCCCCGGGCAGAGCGCGGTCGTCCGCGTCGACCAGCCCTGCTGAGCGGTGGGCCTCAGCCCCCGACGACGGTCAGCGTGATGACGCCGGAGTAGGTCCCGGGCGGGGTCGAGGACGGCGCCTCCACGGTGAGCCGGCCGGCGAGCGAGACGGTCCCGCTCCCCTGCGGGGCGTGCGCGATGACGTGCGGCTGGCCGCCCAGCCCGTCCGTACCGGGGTCGCCCGGGCCCACCGGGGACGCGGGAGCCGGGACGTCGGTCGTCGTCAGCGTCCGCACCACTCCGTCAGCGTCGGGCACGGAGGTCGAGGTGACCCCGGTCAGCCCGACGTTCTGCCCGTTGATCGCCGCCGCGCCGCTGCGCAGGTCCCCCGCCTGCGCCTGCAGGGTCCACGGGAGGTCGCCCGCGCGGCTGTCGCTGACCTGGATCCCGTCGAGGTCTCCCGTCGTGACGAACCTCGTGCCGTCGGGGTCGAGCTCCAGGGTGCCGAGGTCGAGCGGGTGGTCCGCGGTGTAGGGCGTCGTGATCGTGATGACGCCGGCAGGCGGCGCGTCGGCCGCCGCGTCCTGCTCGGCGACGGCGGCGCGGTGCACGACGACCGGCCCGGGCTCCGCCGGCGGCGCGTCGGACGCGCCGGGGACGAGCAGCGGGCTCCTCAGGACGGCACCGAGCGGCGGGACGGCCGGCGCGCTGGGCACCGGAGCCAGGTCGGTGGGGGCGGCCGGGCTGGAGGCGACGGCCGGCGACGGGACGGAGGCGGCACTCGGCGACGGGCTGACGGGCGACGCGACCAGCGCGGCCGGCGCTGGGGGCGCTGAGGGCGCGGCGGGCAGCGGCTGGGCCGAGGGCTCCTGCGGCGACGGGGCGGGGGCTGCCGTCGCGCTCACCGGCGGCGCGTCGCCGCTGGCCGGCGCGGGGGGCTCGTCGGCGGGCGCAGGGGTCGTCGACGGGTCGGTCGGTGACGTGGGGTCCGGCGGCGACGGGGAGTCCGATGGCGACGGGGAGTCCGGCGGCGACGGCGCACCCGTCGGAGGCGCAGGAAGCGGGGCGGGGTCCGCAGGGGCGGTCTCTGCGGGAGCGGAGGACGCTGCGGGCGCGACCGTCGCGCTCGGGCTGCTCGAGGGCGGGAGCGTGCCGTAGGTGCCGTCCGCCGTGACGTCGACACCGGTGCTCGCCGTGCCCAGCACCACGCCGGCGGGGTCGAGGCACTCCAGCTCGACGACGTACGCACCGGCAGGCACATCGTCTCCGGCGGGCGCGGCGACCGCCTGCACGTCCAGCGCGCCCGTCGCAGCGGGGAGCGGCGTCGCGGGCACGAGCACGGCCCCGTCCTGCGGCAGCGACGCGCCGAACAGGTGCACGGCGTACGCGCCCGTCGCAGCGGGGAGCGGCGTCGCGGGCACGAGCACGGCCCCGTCCTGCGGCAGCGACGCGCCGAACAGGTGCACGGCGTACGCGCTCGCCGCCGGGTCCGGGCACCCGTCGGGGGCCTGCACCGCGAAGGGCCCGGACAGGGCCCCGCGGGCGGGGACCAGGACGAGCGGAGCGGTCGTGCTCGCCGGTGGGTCCACGGGCTCGGCCCCGGCCCGGGCGGCCAGCGGCAGCGTCACCGCCGCGGCGAGGGCAGCAGCGAGCGCCGCCCTGCCACGGGACCTCCCCACCTGCGTCTCCCCTGCCCTCGCTCGACCTCCGACCCCCGCCCGCCGCCCCGACCGCTGACCGGTCAGCCGAAGCGGCCGTTGACGTAGTCGAAGGTCCGCGGGTCCTCCGGCGCTTCGAAGACCTGCTGGGTGCTCCCCTGCTCCACGATGTGGCCGGGCTGCCCCTGCTCCGCGAGGAAGAACGCGCAGACGTCGGAGACGCGCGCCGCCTGCTGCATGTTGTGCGTGACGATGACGATCGTCACCTCGCGCTTGAGCTCGTGGATCGTCTCCTCGATGCGGCGCGTCGAGGTCGGGTCGAGCGCCGAGCACGGCTCGTCCATGAGCAGCACCTTCGGCTGCACCGCGAGCGAGCGGGCGATGCAGAGCCGCTGCTGCTGGCCGCCGGAGAGACCGCCGCCGGGCTGGCGCAGGCGCGTGCGCACCTCGTTCCACAGGCCCGCCTTGCTGAGGCACGACTCGACGAGCACGTCCTTCTCGTCGCGACCGGCCTTGCGCCCGGTGAGCTTGAGCCCGGCGAGCACGTTGTCGTAGATGCTCATGGCCGGGAAGGGGTTCGGCTTCTGGAAGACCATGCCGATGTCCCTGCGCGCCTCGGTCAGCCGGCGCTGCGGGGCGTAGATGTCCTCGCCGTCCAGCAGGACCTCGCCGGCCAGTGAGGCGGAGGGCACGAGCTCGTGCATCCGGTTGAGGATGCGCAGGAACGTCGACTTGCCGCAGCCCGACGGCCCGATCAGCGCCGTCACCTGACCGGCGGGCATGACGAGGTCGACGCGGTCGAGGACCTTGTGGTCCCCGAACCACGCGGAGACGCTGCGGCCCTCCAGGCTCGCGAGCTGGACGGTCTCGGGCTCGAGCAGCGCGGTCATGCTGTCTCCTCGCTGGTGCGGCATGGCACGGTCGGACGGGTGGGGTGTCGTCATGGCGGCAGCTGCTCGGATCCCTGCTGGTCTAGAGGATGTTCGGGAGGAGGCGGGCCGCCTCGTGGGCGGTGGAGAGGGCGACGTACGCGAGCACCGGCACGCCGGCGAGCCACGCGTGCCAGCCGTCCCAGCGGAGGCGCAGCCAGGCGAAGCCCGCCGCGACCAGCAGGAGTGCCTGCGACCACAGCAGCAACGGCGTCAGCGCGGAGGAGTCGCGGCCGAAGGGCTTCTCGTCGTCCGGGACGTCCTCCAGCACCTTCGCGCTGCGCGGGACGGGCGTGCCCTGCAGCTGCGCGTCGACGCGCAGCACACCGCTCGGAGCCCACCAGGGGCCGTCGGTCGTCACGAGGGTCAGGCGTCCCGTGTGCGGCTGCAGCTGCGGGATCGGGTCGCCCGCACGGCGGAGGTCCTGGACGACGTAGGTGAAGGGCTGCTGGCCCTTCGCCGGTCCCTGGCCGGTCGTGACGAGGATCGTGTCGCCCGCCTTGAGCTCGTGCAGCCGCCGGAACGGCGCGCCGTAGGCCAGTCCCCGCCCGTAGACGACGGCCGGCCCGTACTGCCCGGGCAGCGCGGTGTCCCGCTCGTGCCCCGGGCCCGAGCGCAGCACCGTCGACGACGACCCCTCGAGCACCACCTGGCGCAGCCCGATCGTGGGGATCTGCATCACCGCGACGGGCGCGCCGAGCGGGAGCAGCTGCTTGTGCACCGTGTCCGTCTGCCCGATGGGGGCGAGCCCCTTGGCCAGCTGGACGCGGAACTGGGCGTAGGTCGTGCGCTGGTCGCGGGCCTCGCGCAGCGCCCCGACGCCGACCATCTCGAGGGCGAGGGTGCCGGCGAGCAGGGCGATGACGAGCAGCGCGGAGTGGAGGAGGTACGGCGTGCTGCCCCGGTCGAGCGGCTGCTTGGCCGGGACCAGCTGGAGGACCCGTCTCCCCGCCGGCATGCGCCGACGGGGAGACGGGGTGACGGCGCCGGCGGGGACGGCCGGGCGCTCGTCGGTGAGCGACGAGCTCACTTCACCGACACCGGGCGGCTGGTCGCCGTGCCAGCGGTGTACGTCGCGAGGGAGCCGGTCTCGACGACCGTCAGCTTGTGGCCCTTGTCGGCCTTGGTCACGACGTAGGTCGCCTTGGTGGCGCCCTTGATGGCCTTGCCGTCGCGCAGCCACTGGTACTTCAGCGCCTTGGCCTTCGGCTTGAAGACTGCCGCGGTGGCGGTGAGCTTCGACCCGACCTTGCCGGCACCCGTGATCCGGGGCGCGGTCTTCACCGGCAGCAGCTGCGGGCCGACCTTGACGGCCTTGCTGGTCGAGACCGTCGAGCCGGCGGCGTTGGTCGCGGTCGCCTTGCACGCCTCGCTCTTGCCGAGCTCGGTCTTGGCGATGGTGCGCGAAGCCGAGCTGCCGGCGACGGCCTTGCCGCCCACCAGCCAGGAGTACGCCACGCTCGAGGCGCCCGTGAACGACGCGGTGCACGAGACCTTCTGGCCCACCAGGACCTTGCCCGTGATGCTCGCCGCCTTGACGACCGCGGGGGCGGGCTGCGGCTGGGCCGCCGTGGACTGCGGCGGGGCCGTCGTCACCGGGGGCGCCGGGGGCATCGTCACCGGCGCCGCGGGCGGCGTGGTGACGGGGGCAGCGGGCGGAGTCGTCACCGGCGCCGCGGGCGGCGTGGTGACCGGGACCTCGGTGGGCGTCGGCGTCGGCGTGGGGGTCGGCGTCGGGGTCGGGGTCGGCGTAGGGGTGGGAGTCGGCGTCGGCGTGCTCGTCTGGCAGCTGCCCGTCGTCGTCCAGTGGTGGGCGTCGCAGAAGTCCACGCCGGCGGTGAAGGTCTTGTAGATCTTCGTCGTCCAGTCCACGCACTGCAGCTCGACGACGTAGTGGCCGGGCGCGATGCTCGGCAGGCCGCCGACGACGGTCGCCGCGTCGATCCAGCTCTTCGTCGCGTCGACCGTGACGGGGTGCGTCGACGACCACTGCAGGTTGTTGTTGTCGACGAAGAGGATGCCGTCGTCAGCGTTGGCCATGCCGTACCAGTAGCCGGTGTAGCTGTCCGAGCCCGCCGGGCAGGCGGTGGACGTCGTCAGCGTGGGTCGGTCGGTGTCCAGGCCCGAGGACGGGGTGATCGTGAGGGCGGCGCCCGTGGCGGGCAGCTTCCCCTGCGCAGACGCGGGTCCGGCGGTGACCAGACCGCTCACCCCGACCACGGCAGAGGCAGCGGCCGCCAGGGCGACGAGGACGGAAGCGCGAGCTGATCGCACGGTAGGACTCTCTCTTTCGTGACGGGCGCACCTGGCGGCGAGCCGTTCGAGGATGGCGCGGAGGGGCGGCCGCCCGGTGAACGCCGCGCAACCCGGGGGCCAACGCGACAGGGATCTCCCTGCGGCACAGGACGAACAGGGTCAATCAGCAGGCCGAGTGGTGGATCACACGGACGGGCGGGGCCGACGCCCGGCGAGACGTCGGGACAGCGCGAGCAGCGGTCCTCCCAGCCCGACCAGGAGCGCGACGACGACGCCGGCGACGAGGGCCGCGGTGAGACGCTGGTGGTCGCCCTTCCGCTGCGCCGCGGCGGAGACGCGCTGCTGCGGCAGCGAGCGCACGGACGGAGAGAGGACGGTCCAGGACGTCTGGGCGCTGACCGACATCTGCTCCTTGGAGCCGGAGGGCGTGAACGTCGCGGAGATGACGTGCTCGCCGACCCCCAGCGTCCCCACCGACATCACCGCGGTCCCGTCGGCCCCGAGGGCGCCGCGACCGAGCATGCGGTTGCCGTCGAAGAAGGTCACGAACCCTGCGGGGTGCCCGCCGGTGAGGTCGCGGACGTGCGCGGTGAACGTGAAGGGTCCTGCGCTGCCGAGCTTCTTGGGCATCGCACTGGTGAGGGTCGTGACCGTGATGGCCGTCCCCCCGGAGGTCCGGGTCACGTCTCCGGCACCAGGAGCGGCGGCGGGTGCGCCCGCCGGACCCGAGGACGTGCGCCTCACTGCCGGCCGGACGACGTGGTAGTGCTGGTGGGCATCGAACACGACCTTCGCGTCGAAGGTCCGCATCGTCTCGGTGAACTCGCCCTGGCAGACGACCCGCAGGGTGTAGGTGCCCTTCATGCGGTGGCCACCGCCGTACATCGCGGCGACGTCGTAGAAGCTCAAGGACGCCTTGAAGGAGAACGGCTTCGTGAGCGAGATGCCGAGGTCGTTCACCGTACGGATCGGCTCGCCGTCCTTCGGGAAGCCCGGACCGAGCACCAGCGCGTAGAACGTCGCTGACCCGGCAGGGCAAGGTGCGCTCGTCCTGAACGTCGGGATGGTCGTGTCCTTGCCGGTCGCGGGCGTCACCCCGGCCGTACGCGCCGGTGCCGTCGCGGCGAGGGCCGGCAGGGCGGCACCCGCCGTCCCACCGAGGAGGGTCGCGACCGCGACCACGAGGCGGGCCAGTCCCCAGCCGGGTGCGCGGCGCACGGAAGCGCTCCGCTCGACGGGTACGGCGGCGCTCGAGCTGCTCATCACGGGCTCCTGGTCCTCGGAGGGGAGGGACGGCGCGGGGGTGGGGGCCGCAGGAGGACGTCGCCGGCGCCGCCACGCCCACCCGCCGCCGAGGACGGCGAGCAGGAGGAGGCCGAGGACGAGCCAGGGCAGCGCCCAGAACTGGACGCGGGCCTCGACGGGCCGCAGGGTCGGGTCGATGTCGCCCGCGCGCTTGGTCGGGTCGAGCCGGACGAGCGCGGTCATGCGCAGCGCGGCACGCACGTGCGTCACGGTCGTGTGGACCGTGAGCGAGCCCTTGGGGAGCAGCTCAGGGACGGGGTGCAGGGACGCGCCGCTGACCGCGGTCCCGCCGAGCCAGCCGGTGATCCGCACGATCTGCTTCGCGCTCAGGCGCACGTTGCCCGTGTTGGTCACGGTGTAGCTCACGTCGGCCCTGCCCGCCAGCGGGTTCCACGACGCGTGGTAGCGGGCCCTGAGCCCGGTGATGGACAGCGAGGGGCGCAGCGGGCCCGTCACGCGCACGGTGAGCCGAGCGCCGACGCGCTGGTCGAGCCGGATGCGGTCCCCGTTCTTGTTGCGCGCGTACGTCGCGAGCGACGCGATGACGGCGCCGGTGTGGTCGCCCGGTGTCGCGTCGGCCGGGACCTTCAGCGTCACGGGGACGATCACGCTGCTGCGGGCCGGCACCGTCACCTCCCGCGCAC
Proteins encoded in this region:
- a CDS encoding phosphate ABC transporter ATP-binding protein, coding for MTALLEPETVQLASLEGRSVSAWFGDHKVLDRVDLVMPAGQVTALIGPSGCGKSTFLRILNRMHELVPSASLAGEVLLDGEDIYAPQRRLTEARRDIGMVFQKPNPFPAMSIYDNVLAGLKLTGRKAGRDEKDVLVESCLSKAGLWNEVRTRLRQPGGGLSGGQQQRLCIARSLAVQPKVLLMDEPCSALDPTSTRRIEETIHELKREVTIVIVTHNMQQAARVSDVCAFFLAEQGQPGHIVEQGSTQQVFEAPEDPRTFDYVNGRFG
- a CDS encoding putative quinol monooxygenase; amino-acid sequence: MFGIVVRFDLQDEAAAARFDALVAEVLPGIRSEEPGTLVYTTHHVKDDPLARVFYELYRDEQGHADHEARPATAAFLHEIGPLTRDVRVEFLTDVDAP
- a CDS encoding potassium channel family protein; the protein is MQQPAPLRVRLPTRAPGRPLVAIAKRFAFAGVLVLLNWGLVLVERGGYTDNADGHVSVVDALYYTTVTLSTTGYGDITPVTTSARLVNALVVTPMRLLFVVVLVGTTISALTERSRQELRLSRWRSRVDRHVVVLGYGTKGRNAVRALLLQGHPREQVVVVDADERATASAAADGLVAVVGSATDRRALAEALVERAATVVVALGADDTAVLASLAVRRQAPQVTVVAAAREADNAELLRQSGASSVIVSSETTGRLLGLATGSPAAVDVVEDLLSFGTGLDVLDRGVAPDEVGRAASSLGVPVLAVVRGGRTLLYDDPQAATLQDGDRVVVLRTSGTGG
- a CDS encoding Ig-like domain repeat protein, which translates into the protein MIALRVPPPARRHPRRRAAVLAATAAAAAGIAFPPAVALAAPRPAGASSTAPVPAGTKVTFGVQPASGGKADPRTGFSYTATPGATAKDEAAIINLSVVPIVVAVYPTDAETTTDGSFALLPAASRPKDVGSWVSLGGAREVTVPARSSVIVPVTLKVPADATPGDHTGAVIASLATYARNKNGDRIRLDQRVGARLTVRVTGPLRPSLSITGLRARYHASWNPLAGRADVSYTVTNTGNVRLSAKQIVRITGWLGGTAVSGASLHPVPELLPKGSLTVHTTVTHVRAALRMTALVRLDPTKRAGDIDPTLRPVEARVQFWALPWLVLGLLLLAVLGGGWAWRRRRRPPAAPTPAPSLPSEDQEPVMSSSSAAVPVERSASVRRAPGWGLARLVVAVATLLGGTAGAALPALAATAPARTAGVTPATGKDTTIPTFRTSAPCPAGSATFYALVLGPGFPKDGEPIRTVNDLGISLTKPFSFKASLSFYDVAAMYGGGHRMKGTYTLRVVCQGEFTETMRTFDAKVVFDAHQHYHVVRPAVRRTSSGPAGAPAAAPGAGDVTRTSGGTAITVTTLTSAMPKKLGSAGPFTFTAHVRDLTGGHPAGFVTFFDGNRMLGRGALGADGTAVMSVGTLGVGEHVISATFTPSGSKEQMSVSAQTSWTVLSPSVRSLPQQRVSAAAQRKGDHQRLTAALVAGVVVALLVGLGGPLLALSRRLAGRRPRPSV
- a CDS encoding sortase — protein: MSSSLTDERPAVPAGAVTPSPRRRMPAGRRVLQLVPAKQPLDRGSTPYLLHSALLVIALLAGTLALEMVGVGALREARDQRTTYAQFRVQLAKGLAPIGQTDTVHKQLLPLGAPVAVMQIPTIGLRQVVLEGSSSTVLRSGPGHERDTALPGQYGPAVVYGRGLAYGAPFRRLHELKAGDTILVTTGQGPAKGQQPFTYVVQDLRRAGDPIPQLQPHTGRLTLVTTDGPWWAPSGVLRVDAQLQGTPVPRSAKVLEDVPDDEKPFGRDSSALTPLLLWSQALLLVAAGFAWLRLRWDGWHAWLAGVPVLAYVALSTAHEAARLLPNIL